A single genomic interval of Shewanella halotolerans harbors:
- the relA gene encoding GTP diphosphokinase has protein sequence MVSVREAHFKDTDFQLTEWVNRYLSDADDASTLLALIKQVEALVAKHDANDTLLIGRARELIEILAPLNMDIETLQAAVIFVVFDAGLLTEEQMLELFGDKLTTLVNSVVTMDAIGALKVNEQSRNAEPQIDNIRKMLLAMVEDVRAVVIKLAERICLLREVKNADEETRVLLAREIADIYAPLANRLGIGQLKWELEDISFRYLHPDTYKEIAKQLDGKRMDREIYIENFVNQLQQRLDEEQIRAKVYGRPKHIYSIWKKMRGKDLTFDELFDVRAVRIVTERLQDCYGALGVVHTLWHHIPKEFDDYVANPKPNGYQSIHTIVVGPEGKTVEIQIRTEQMHEDAELGVAAHWKYKEGTTGKQSGYEEKINWLRKILQWQEDVAESGNLVDEVRSQVFEDRAYVFTPNGDVVDLPMGSTVLDFAYYIHSQVGHKCIGAKVDGRIVPFTYQVETGERVEIITSKHPNPKRDWLNPNLGYIKASRTRSKIQHWFKQQDRDKNIVAGREMLEAELARSGLTLKDAHSAVERFNMVGMDDLLAGIGGGDVRLNQVVNHVQSRMRVNEVSEEEALEDLLKKNQARSTGKGKGQVEVNGVGNLLSHIAKCCQPVPGDEIFGFITKGRGISVHRADCEQVKELMRVHPERSVDVVWGENYSGGYKLKLKVLANDRSGLLRDLTSVLAAEKSNVLAMSSSSDVKTQTAAIELELELYNLEGLSRVIAKLSQVSGVIEARRL, from the coding sequence ATGGTATCTGTTAGAGAAGCACATTTTAAAGACACAGATTTTCAATTGACCGAATGGGTTAATCGTTATCTGAGTGACGCCGATGACGCCAGCACCTTACTTGCGCTAATAAAGCAGGTCGAGGCCCTGGTGGCGAAACATGATGCTAACGATACCCTGTTGATTGGCCGCGCCCGCGAGCTGATTGAGATCTTAGCGCCGCTCAACATGGATATCGAGACCCTGCAGGCGGCGGTGATCTTCGTGGTGTTCGATGCCGGCCTCTTGACTGAGGAGCAGATGCTGGAGCTGTTTGGCGACAAGCTCACCACGCTAGTGAACAGTGTGGTGACCATGGACGCCATCGGCGCCCTCAAGGTCAACGAGCAGAGCCGCAACGCCGAGCCCCAGATAGACAACATACGTAAGATGCTGCTGGCCATGGTGGAAGATGTCCGCGCCGTGGTGATCAAATTGGCCGAGCGTATCTGCCTGCTGCGGGAAGTGAAAAATGCCGACGAAGAGACCCGTGTGCTGCTGGCGCGGGAGATTGCGGACATCTATGCGCCGTTGGCCAACCGCCTGGGCATAGGTCAGCTCAAGTGGGAGCTGGAAGATATCTCCTTCCGTTATCTGCATCCTGATACCTATAAAGAGATTGCCAAGCAGCTCGATGGTAAGCGGATGGACCGTGAGATCTACATAGAGAACTTCGTCAATCAGTTGCAGCAGCGTCTGGACGAGGAGCAGATCCGCGCCAAGGTCTATGGCAGGCCTAAACATATTTACAGCATCTGGAAGAAGATGCGCGGCAAAGATCTCACTTTCGATGAGCTGTTTGACGTGCGCGCCGTGCGTATCGTCACCGAGCGCCTGCAGGACTGTTACGGCGCCCTGGGTGTGGTGCATACCCTTTGGCACCATATTCCAAAAGAGTTCGACGACTATGTCGCCAACCCTAAACCCAATGGTTATCAGTCGATTCACACCATAGTGGTGGGCCCAGAGGGCAAGACGGTGGAGATCCAGATCCGCACCGAGCAGATGCATGAAGATGCCGAGCTGGGGGTGGCCGCCCACTGGAAGTATAAAGAGGGCACTACGGGTAAGCAGAGCGGCTACGAAGAGAAGATCAACTGGCTGCGTAAGATCCTGCAGTGGCAGGAAGATGTGGCCGAGAGTGGCAACCTGGTGGATGAGGTTCGCAGTCAGGTGTTTGAAGACAGAGCCTATGTCTTCACCCCGAACGGCGACGTGGTGGATCTGCCCATGGGCTCCACCGTGCTGGATTTCGCCTATTATATTCACTCACAGGTAGGCCATAAGTGTATCGGCGCCAAGGTGGACGGTCGCATCGTGCCCTTCACCTACCAGGTGGAGACCGGCGAGCGGGTCGAGATCATCACTTCCAAGCACCCTAACCCTAAGCGGGATTGGCTCAATCCTAACCTGGGATATATCAAGGCGTCGCGTACACGCTCTAAGATCCAGCACTGGTTCAAGCAGCAAGACAGGGACAAGAATATCGTCGCCGGGCGCGAGATGCTCGAGGCCGAGCTGGCACGTTCTGGATTGACCCTGAAAGATGCCCACAGCGCCGTGGAGCGTTTCAATATGGTGGGGATGGATGACCTACTGGCCGGTATCGGCGGCGGGGACGTCAGGCTCAACCAGGTGGTCAACCACGTACAGAGCCGGATGCGGGTCAACGAGGTCTCCGAAGAGGAGGCCCTTGAAGATCTGCTGAAGAAAAACCAGGCGCGCTCAACCGGAAAAGGCAAGGGCCAGGTCGAGGTTAACGGTGTCGGTAATCTGCTCAGCCATATCGCCAAGTGTTGCCAGCCGGTGCCGGGAGATGAGATCTTCGGCTTTATCACCAAAGGCAGGGGGATCTCTGTGCACAGGGCCGACTGCGAGCAGGTTAAAGAACTGATGCGGGTGCATCCCGAGCGCAGCGTCGATGTGGTCTGGGGCGAGAACTACTCAGGTGGCTATAAACTTAAGCTCAAGGTGTTGGCTAACGATCGTAGCGGTCTGCTGAGAGATCTCACCTCTGTGCTGGCGGCGGAGAAATCCAACGTGTTGGCCATGAGCTCATCGTCGGATGTGAAGACCCAGACGGCGGCTATCGAGCTGGAACTTGAGCTGTATAACCTGGAAGGTCTATCCAGAGTGATCGCCAAGCTGTCTCAGGTGAGCGGCGTCATCGAGGCGCGACGTCTCTAG
- the eno gene encoding phosphopyruvate hydratase, which yields MAKIINVIGREIMDSRGNPTVEAEVHLDGGFVGMAAAPSGASTGSREALELRDGDKSRYMGKGVLTAVANINGQIRDALMGKDATAQAELDQIMIDLDGTENKDKLGANAILAVSLAAAKAAAAFKGMPLYAHIAELNGTPGQYSMPVPMMNILNGGEHADNNVDIQEFMVQPVGAKSFREALRMGAEIFHNLKKVLQEKGLNTAVGDEGGFAPNLASNADALAVIKVAVEKAGYKLGEDVTLALDCAASEFYKDGQYDLSGEGKVFDSNGFSDFLKSLTEEYPIVSIEDGLDESDWDGWAYQTQILGDKIQLVGDDLFVTNTKILSRGIENKIANSILIKFNQIGSLTETLAAIRMAKDAGYTVVISHRSGETEDATIADLAVATAAGQIKTGSLCRSDRVAKYNQLLRIEEQLGEKAPYKGRSEIKGQA from the coding sequence ATGGCTAAAATTATCAATGTCATTGGTCGCGAGATCATGGATTCACGCGGTAACCCAACGGTTGAAGCGGAAGTGCATCTAGATGGTGGTTTCGTAGGCATGGCAGCTGCTCCATCTGGTGCATCTACCGGTAGCCGCGAAGCACTAGAGCTGCGTGATGGTGACAAGAGCCGTTACATGGGTAAAGGCGTTTTGACCGCTGTGGCTAATATCAATGGTCAGATCCGTGATGCCCTAATGGGTAAAGATGCGACGGCGCAAGCCGAGCTGGATCAGATCATGATCGACCTGGATGGCACTGAAAACAAAGACAAGCTGGGCGCTAACGCTATCTTAGCCGTGTCTCTGGCTGCTGCTAAAGCCGCTGCTGCCTTCAAAGGCATGCCGCTGTACGCGCACATCGCCGAGCTAAACGGTACTCCTGGCCAGTACTCTATGCCTGTGCCTATGATGAACATCCTTAACGGTGGTGAGCACGCCGACAACAACGTTGATATCCAAGAGTTCATGGTTCAGCCTGTTGGTGCTAAGAGCTTCCGTGAAGCGCTACGCATGGGCGCCGAGATCTTCCACAACCTGAAGAAGGTTCTGCAAGAGAAGGGTCTTAACACTGCAGTGGGTGATGAAGGTGGTTTCGCGCCTAACTTAGCGTCTAACGCCGATGCACTGGCGGTTATCAAAGTTGCGGTAGAAAAAGCCGGTTACAAGCTGGGTGAAGACGTGACACTGGCCCTTGACTGTGCAGCCTCTGAATTCTACAAAGACGGTCAATATGACCTGTCTGGCGAAGGCAAGGTATTTGACTCAAACGGTTTCTCTGACTTCCTGAAGTCTCTGACCGAAGAGTACCCAATCGTGTCTATCGAAGATGGTCTGGACGAGTCAGATTGGGATGGCTGGGCTTACCAGACTCAAATCCTTGGCGACAAGATCCAACTAGTAGGTGACGATCTGTTCGTAACCAACACTAAGATCCTGAGCCGTGGTATCGAGAACAAGATCGCTAACTCTATCCTGATCAAGTTCAACCAGATTGGTTCTCTGACCGAGACGCTGGCGGCAATCCGCATGGCGAAAGACGCAGGCTACACTGTGGTTATTTCTCACCGTAGCGGCGAGACCGAAGATGCGACCATCGCTGATCTGGCGGTAGCGACTGCGGCTGGCCAAATCAAGACGGGTTCTCTGTGTCGTAGTGACCGTGTTGCTAAGTACAACCAACTGCTACGTATCGAAGAGCAGTTAGGTGAAAAAGCACCTTACAAGGGTCGTAGCGAGATCAAAGGCCAAGCATAA
- a CDS encoding CTP synthase, with translation MTTRYIFVTGGVVSSLGKGIAAASLAAILEARGLNVTIMKLDPYINLDPGTMSPTQHGEVFVTEDGAETDLDLGHYERFIRTKMNRRNNFTTGRIYEEVLRKERRGDYLGATIQVIPHITNAIKEKVLEGGEGHDVAIVEIGGTVGDIESLPFLESIRQLGVELGRDRTLFMHLTLVPFLGAAGEVKTKPTQHSVKELRSIGIAPDVLVCRGDRAIPSNEKAKISLFCNVEERAVISLKDVDSIYKIPALLKAQGLDDLVTKRFGLECREADLSEWENVIYQEANPTGEVTIGMVGKYTELPDAYKSVNEALKHAGLFNRVSVNIKYIDSQNIEAKGTEVLEGLDGILVPGGFGERGVEGKIMAAQYARENNLPYFGICLGMQVALIEFARHVAGLENAHSTEFNKDTPHPVVGLITEWIDEKGNIEQRHEESDLGGTMRLGAQLCHLIEGTKAAEAYKGLTCVERHRHRYEVNNTYRERLEKAGLVFSGLSTDRQLVEMIELPNHPWFVAGQFHPEFTSTPRDGQPLFQGFVAAAVAYQKRDLG, from the coding sequence ATGACTACAAGGTATATCTTCGTTACTGGTGGCGTGGTTTCATCACTAGGTAAAGGCATTGCAGCAGCATCATTGGCGGCAATTTTAGAGGCTCGGGGCCTTAACGTAACCATTATGAAGCTGGATCCTTATATTAACTTGGATCCGGGTACCATGAGCCCAACCCAGCACGGTGAAGTATTTGTCACCGAAGATGGCGCTGAAACTGACCTCGACCTGGGTCACTACGAACGTTTCATCCGTACCAAGATGAACCGTCGTAACAACTTCACCACGGGTCGTATCTATGAGGAAGTGCTGCGCAAAGAGCGTCGTGGCGACTACCTAGGGGCCACCATTCAGGTGATCCCACACATCACCAATGCGATTAAAGAGAAAGTGCTTGAGGGCGGAGAAGGGCACGACGTGGCGATCGTTGAGATCGGCGGTACCGTAGGTGATATAGAGTCATTGCCTTTCCTTGAGTCTATTCGTCAGTTGGGCGTAGAACTTGGCCGTGATCGTACCCTGTTTATGCATTTGACCCTGGTGCCTTTCCTGGGCGCGGCGGGCGAAGTGAAGACCAAGCCGACACAACACTCGGTGAAAGAGCTGCGTTCAATCGGTATCGCGCCAGACGTACTGGTTTGCCGTGGTGACCGTGCGATTCCGTCTAACGAGAAGGCAAAGATCTCGCTATTCTGTAACGTTGAAGAGCGCGCCGTGATCTCGCTGAAAGATGTCGATAGCATCTACAAGATCCCTGCACTGCTGAAGGCGCAGGGTTTGGACGATCTGGTCACCAAGCGTTTCGGCCTTGAGTGTAGAGAAGCCGATCTGTCTGAGTGGGAAAACGTTATCTATCAAGAAGCCAACCCAACCGGTGAAGTCACTATAGGTATGGTGGGCAAGTACACCGAACTTCCAGATGCTTACAAGTCGGTGAACGAAGCGTTGAAACATGCCGGCCTGTTTAACCGCGTGTCAGTTAACATCAAGTATATCGATTCCCAAAATATCGAAGCCAAGGGCACTGAAGTGCTGGAAGGCCTTGATGGTATCCTGGTACCGGGCGGCTTCGGTGAGCGCGGCGTCGAAGGCAAGATCATGGCGGCTCAGTATGCCCGTGAGAACAACCTTCCTTATTTCGGTATCTGTCTGGGTATGCAGGTTGCACTGATCGAGTTTGCGCGACACGTGGCTGGTTTAGAAAATGCGCATTCAACCGAGTTCAACAAGGATACGCCGCATCCAGTTGTGGGCTTGATCACAGAATGGATTGACGAAAAAGGTAATATCGAACAACGTCATGAAGAATCAGATCTCGGTGGCACCATGCGTCTAGGCGCGCAGCTGTGTCATCTGATCGAAGGTACTAAGGCGGCGGAAGCTTACAAGGGATTGACCTGTGTAGAGCGCCACCGTCATCGTTACGAAGTGAACAACACATACAGAGAACGTTTAGAGAAAGCCGGCTTGGTATTCAGCGGTCTGTCGACAGATCGTCAGCTGGTTGAAATGATTGAACTCCCTAACCACCCATGGTTCGTGGCGGGTCAGTTCCACCCTGAATTTACATCAACGCCTCGCGATGGTCAGCCATTGTTCCAAGGTTTCGTTGCTGCAGCCGTTGCGTACCAAAAACGCGATTTAGGCTAA
- the ispD gene encoding 2-C-methyl-D-erythritol 4-phosphate cytidylyltransferase, giving the protein MISRIQELVAIVPAAGIGARMGAEIPKQYLMLNHQPILAHTLDRLLEHPRIDKVIIALSPEDTHFAKLSQASHPQLMTVVGGKERADSVLSALNVASQSAWALVHDAARPCLSAADIDKLIAACETETGNQQGAILAMPVRDTMKRSGKGGAIQETVCRENLWHALTPQLFPVISLKQNLTDALAAQVAITDEASAMEWAGGQPLLVSGRFDNIKVTHPEDLQLAALYLQAAASDPNSRTGE; this is encoded by the coding sequence ATGATTAGTCGCATACAAGAGCTGGTTGCTATTGTGCCCGCCGCCGGGATCGGCGCGCGAATGGGCGCCGAGATCCCCAAGCAATATCTGATGTTAAATCATCAACCTATCCTGGCGCACACCCTAGATCGCCTACTGGAACATCCACGCATCGACAAGGTGATTATTGCCCTAAGCCCTGAAGATACCCATTTCGCCAAGCTGAGCCAGGCGAGCCACCCCCAGCTGATGACTGTTGTTGGCGGCAAAGAGCGCGCCGATTCTGTGCTGAGCGCCCTCAATGTCGCATCTCAATCTGCCTGGGCGCTTGTGCATGACGCGGCCCGTCCCTGCTTAAGTGCGGCCGATATCGATAAGCTGATCGCCGCCTGTGAGACAGAAACAGGTAATCAGCAGGGCGCCATCCTCGCCATGCCGGTACGCGACACCATGAAGCGTTCGGGTAAAGGCGGCGCGATACAAGAGACAGTATGCCGCGAGAACCTCTGGCATGCGCTCACTCCCCAGCTGTTTCCCGTGATCAGCCTTAAGCAGAATCTGACTGATGCGCTGGCGGCGCAGGTCGCCATTACCGATGAGGCCTCTGCGATGGAGTGGGCCGGTGGCCAGCCGCTGTTGGTAAGCGGGCGTTTCGATAACATCAAGGTGACCCATCCAGAGGATCTGCAACTGGCGGCGCTCTATCTACAAGCGGCCGCCAGTGACCCCAATTCCAGAACAGGTGAATGA
- the ftsB gene encoding cell division protein FtsB, with the protein MKRLLIAMFVLLGLLQYRLWWGQNSLPESFQLQEQIKLQRESNAKLIERNQVLKEEILDLRRGTEALEERARNELGMVKQGETFFRVVGEPQRKAEIGEQ; encoded by the coding sequence ATGAAGCGACTTCTTATCGCCATGTTTGTGCTGCTTGGTCTGCTCCAGTATCGACTCTGGTGGGGACAAAATAGCCTTCCCGAATCTTTTCAGCTGCAGGAACAGATCAAGTTGCAGCGCGAGAGTAACGCCAAACTCATCGAACGAAATCAGGTACTCAAAGAAGAGATTCTCGACCTTAGACGCGGTACCGAGGCGCTGGAAGAACGCGCCCGTAACGAGCTGGGGATGGTGAAACAGGGAGAGACCTTCTTTCGTGTAGTGGGTGAGCCTCAGCGTAAAGCCGAGATTGGCGAGCAGTAG
- the rlmD gene encoding 23S rRNA (uracil(1939)-C(5))-methyltransferase RlmD yields the protein MAQFYKAKPRKTQQTQAKQSFHVSQLDHLGAGIAEHQGKIVFIPGALPDETVTAQIVEQKKRHAKAKLIKVESASAARIEPSCPYYGRCGGCDLQHLELSAQRDVKQAALENLINKMGRTQPQTMSEPLSGEGWHYRRRARLATQYLRDTKQLNLGFRALASSEVVNIDACPVLAKSLSELIAPLNQCLNRLSAKRSLGHVELLSVDSGPCVVLRITSPLNDKDKALLATFGEQHKVRLVLLDDDGKLETLWGDESLPFYTLEDGNQLGFSPGNFIQVNGEINQQMVTQAIDWLQIQPGERVLDLFCGVGNFTLPLAKAGAQVVGVEGVEAMVAQAKVNATMSGVEGAEFYHGDLSADLSAAPWLGRIDKLLLDPARAGAYESLQWLKKMKPKAIVYISCNPVSLARDCEPLLAQGYQLSRLGLIDMFPQTHHIEAMALFELEK from the coding sequence ATGGCACAATTTTATAAAGCTAAACCCCGCAAGACACAACAAACCCAGGCTAAGCAAAGTTTCCATGTTAGCCAGCTGGATCATCTGGGGGCGGGGATAGCAGAACATCAGGGAAAAATCGTCTTTATTCCCGGCGCGCTGCCGGATGAAACCGTGACCGCGCAGATAGTCGAGCAGAAGAAGCGTCATGCCAAGGCCAAGCTGATTAAGGTCGAGAGCGCCAGCGCCGCGCGAATAGAACCAAGCTGCCCATACTATGGTCGCTGCGGCGGCTGTGACCTGCAGCATCTTGAGCTTTCTGCCCAGCGCGATGTCAAGCAGGCGGCGCTGGAGAACCTGATCAACAAGATGGGCCGTACCCAGCCGCAGACCATGAGCGAGCCGCTAAGTGGCGAAGGCTGGCATTATCGTCGCCGCGCCCGACTGGCGACTCAGTACCTGCGTGATACAAAGCAGCTCAACCTGGGTTTTCGCGCCCTGGCCAGCAGCGAGGTGGTTAATATTGACGCCTGCCCTGTGCTGGCAAAATCATTGTCTGAGCTTATCGCGCCGTTGAATCAATGCCTCAATCGCCTCAGTGCCAAGCGCAGCCTGGGCCATGTGGAGCTGTTGTCTGTGGATTCTGGCCCATGCGTGGTGCTACGTATCACTAGCCCCCTGAACGATAAAGATAAGGCTCTGCTAGCTACATTTGGCGAGCAGCATAAGGTGAGGCTTGTCTTACTCGATGATGATGGCAAGCTTGAGACCCTCTGGGGTGACGAGAGCCTGCCCTTCTATACCCTGGAGGATGGCAATCAGCTTGGCTTCTCGCCGGGCAACTTCATTCAGGTTAACGGTGAGATCAACCAGCAGATGGTGACCCAGGCGATCGACTGGCTGCAGATTCAGCCGGGCGAGCGGGTGCTGGATCTCTTCTGCGGGGTGGGTAACTTTACCCTGCCACTGGCCAAGGCGGGCGCCCAGGTGGTTGGCGTCGAAGGAGTCGAGGCCATGGTGGCGCAGGCGAAAGTCAATGCAACCATGAGCGGTGTCGAGGGGGCCGAGTTCTACCACGGAGACCTCAGCGCGGACTTATCCGCTGCCCCTTGGCTTGGCCGCATCGACAAGTTACTGCTGGATCCTGCCAGAGCTGGCGCCTATGAGAGTCTACAATGGTTAAAGAAGATGAAGCCCAAGGCGATCGTCTATATCTCCTGTAATCCTGTGAGTCTGGCCAGAGATTGTGAGCCGCTGCTGGCACAGGGTTATCAGCTTAGTCGCCTGGGACTCATCGATATGTTCCCTCAGACCCATCACATCGAGGCCATGGCCTTGTTTGAGTTGGAGAAATAA
- the mazG gene encoding nucleoside triphosphate pyrophosphohydrolase has product MQSKSDIQRLLTIMERLRDPQTGCPWDKAQSYQTIVPFTLEEAFEVADTIERGALDELPGELGDLLFQVIFYCQLGKEQGRFDFDLVVEKICTKLTERHPHVFGEMTQASSESVRETWESIKAKERAGRSLHSVLDDIPRSLPALTRAAKVQRRVATVGFDWNDLGPVVAKIHEEIDEVMVEVAAQDRDKMEDELGDLLFAVVNLARHLKLDPEQALRRATNKFEHRFRGVETLAAQSGKAMQEHSLTELDAYWEQVKRNDPLKG; this is encoded by the coding sequence ATGCAGAGTAAATCAGATATCCAAAGACTGCTGACCATCATGGAGCGGCTCAGAGATCCACAGACAGGTTGCCCCTGGGACAAGGCCCAGAGCTATCAGACCATAGTGCCCTTTACCCTGGAAGAAGCCTTTGAGGTGGCCGATACCATAGAGCGCGGCGCCTTGGATGAACTACCCGGTGAGCTTGGAGACCTGCTGTTTCAGGTGATCTTCTATTGCCAGCTGGGCAAGGAGCAGGGCAGGTTCGATTTCGATCTGGTGGTGGAGAAGATCTGTACTAAGCTCACTGAGCGTCATCCCCATGTGTTTGGCGAGATGACTCAGGCATCCAGCGAGTCGGTACGTGAAACTTGGGAGAGCATCAAGGCCAAGGAGCGCGCCGGGCGCTCGCTACATTCGGTGCTTGATGATATTCCGCGCTCACTGCCGGCCCTGACCCGCGCCGCCAAGGTGCAACGCCGAGTGGCGACCGTGGGTTTCGACTGGAATGACTTAGGGCCTGTGGTGGCCAAGATCCATGAGGAGATTGACGAGGTGATGGTGGAGGTTGCCGCCCAGGACAGAGACAAGATGGAAGATGAGCTGGGAGACCTGCTATTTGCCGTGGTGAATCTGGCCAGACACCTCAAGCTGGACCCAGAGCAGGCGCTGCGCCGGGCGACCAATAAGTTCGAACATCGCTTTCGCGGCGTCGAGACCTTAGCAGCCCAGTCGGGTAAAGCGATGCAGGAGCATAGCCTCACTGAACTGGATGCCTATTGGGAGCAAGTCAAGCGAAATGATCCCCTAAAAGGCTAA
- the ispF gene encoding 2-C-methyl-D-erythritol 2,4-cyclodiphosphate synthase: MNIRIGHGFDVHKFGGELPLILGGVEVPYDTGLVAHSDGDVVLHAISDAILGAMALGDIGKHFPDTDPDFKGADSRVLLRHCYQLALDKGYRLGNLDVTIIAQAPKMLPHIQAIRECLSKDLESDIEAINVKATTTEKLGFTGRKEGIAVEAVVLMCAAPR; this comes from the coding sequence ATGAATATACGTATCGGCCATGGTTTCGATGTGCATAAATTTGGCGGCGAGTTGCCGCTGATCTTAGGCGGCGTTGAAGTCCCCTATGACACTGGCTTGGTGGCCCATTCGGATGGCGATGTGGTGCTGCATGCCATCTCAGATGCGATTCTCGGCGCCATGGCGCTTGGAGATATAGGTAAACATTTCCCCGATACCGACCCAGACTTTAAGGGGGCCGACAGCCGCGTGCTGCTACGTCATTGCTACCAGCTGGCGCTGGATAAGGGCTATAGGCTGGGTAACCTGGACGTCACCATAATTGCCCAGGCCCCTAAGATGCTGCCACACATTCAGGCGATACGCGAGTGTCTGAGCAAGGATCTTGAAAGTGACATAGAGGCGATCAACGTCAAGGCCACCACCACAGAGAAGCTTGGCTTTACCGGACGCAAAGAGGGGATAGCGGTGGAAGCCGTGGTGCTGATGTGCGCCGCCCCGAGATAA
- the truD gene encoding tRNA pseudouridine(13) synthase TruD, translated as MTPLHYLHGEPEASADLRTFNSDFIVQEILPFLPTGEGEHHMLHIRKEGLNTADVARMLSSFAGVHPKEVTFAGQKDRHAITEQWFGVRIPGKSMPDWQSLNSEQLTVLSSARHGKKLRTGALAGNRFILTLRAVSDMDALVRRIELIKATGVPNYFGEQRFGHDGKNLIFGRQMLSGKKKVKDRNKRSIYLSAVRSHLFNQVVSERLRLHQLNTLDGDCVMLAGSKSYFVANPWDEALYARLAENDIQLSAPMWGRGQALSEAEALAFEQGVCGQYPEDLAGLEQAGLNQERRPLLLEPQQLSYEIQEDTLVIKFALPAGSFATSVLRELVNYQDVKEREYQARKAAASEQAHD; from the coding sequence ATGACCCCACTACATTATTTGCATGGCGAGCCTGAGGCGAGCGCCGACCTAAGAACCTTCAATAGCGATTTTATCGTGCAGGAGATCTTGCCATTTCTTCCGACGGGCGAGGGCGAGCATCACATGCTGCACATTCGCAAGGAGGGGTTAAATACCGCCGATGTGGCGCGCATGCTCTCAAGCTTTGCCGGCGTGCACCCGAAAGAGGTGACCTTTGCCGGCCAGAAAGACAGACACGCCATCACTGAGCAGTGGTTTGGGGTGCGTATTCCCGGTAAGAGCATGCCAGACTGGCAGTCGCTCAATAGCGAGCAGCTTACCGTGCTATCAAGCGCCCGTCATGGTAAGAAGCTGCGCACCGGCGCCCTGGCCGGTAACCGCTTTATCCTGACTCTAAGGGCCGTGTCTGACATGGACGCACTGGTGCGGCGCATCGAGCTGATTAAAGCCACAGGCGTGCCTAACTATTTTGGCGAGCAGCGTTTCGGCCATGACGGAAAGAACCTGATTTTCGGTCGTCAGATGCTCTCGGGCAAAAAGAAGGTGAAAGACAGAAATAAGCGTAGCATCTACCTCTCGGCGGTGCGCTCTCATCTCTTTAATCAGGTAGTGAGTGAGCGACTTCGTCTACACCAGCTCAATACACTCGATGGTGACTGTGTGATGTTGGCTGGCAGCAAGAGCTACTTCGTGGCCAATCCCTGGGATGAAGCGCTTTATGCTCGTCTGGCGGAAAACGATATTCAACTCTCGGCGCCCATGTGGGGTCGGGGCCAGGCGCTGAGTGAGGCCGAGGCGTTAGCCTTCGAGCAGGGCGTTTGTGGTCAGTATCCTGAAGATCTTGCCGGCCTTGAGCAGGCGGGGCTCAATCAGGAGCGCCGCCCGCTGCTCCTCGAGCCGCAGCAGCTGAGCTATGAGATCCAGGAAGACACCTTAGTGATAAAGTTCGCCCTGCCGGCTGGCAGCTTTGCCACCTCAGTGCTGCGGGAACTGGTGAATTATCAAGATGTCAAAGAGCGGGAATATCAGGCCAGAAAGGCCGCAGCGAGCGAGCAAGCCCATGATTAA
- the surE gene encoding 5'/3'-nucleotidase SurE: MIKILVSNDDGITAPGIAALSNALAKHYEVMTVGPDRNCSGASNSLTLTNPLRINKLDNGYISVSGTPTDCVHLAIREFYAHEPDIVVSGINAGANMGDDTLYSGTVAAAMEGRFLGLPAIAISLVGRELKHYDTAAYYACKIVAGLIDSPIASDQILNVNVPDLPLDEIKGIRVTRLGARHRAEGMVRMQDPAGREIFWLGPPGEEQDASEGTDFHAVANGYVSVTPLTVDLTAFEQVSKIKQWIEQL; this comes from the coding sequence ATGATTAAGATATTGGTAAGCAATGACGATGGCATCACTGCGCCGGGGATCGCGGCGCTGTCCAATGCCCTGGCGAAGCACTATGAGGTGATGACGGTCGGTCCGGATCGCAACTGTTCGGGTGCCAGCAACTCGTTAACCTTGACTAACCCTTTGCGAATTAATAAGTTAGATAATGGTTATATTTCCGTCAGTGGTACGCCGACCGATTGTGTGCATCTGGCGATTCGCGAGTTTTATGCCCATGAACCGGATATCGTGGTTTCTGGCATCAACGCCGGTGCGAACATGGGGGATGATACCCTTTATTCCGGCACCGTCGCCGCGGCGATGGAGGGGCGTTTCCTGGGCTTGCCGGCGATTGCCATCTCTCTGGTGGGCCGAGAGCTGAAGCACTATGACACGGCGGCCTACTACGCCTGTAAAATAGTCGCCGGTCTGATCGATAGCCCTATCGCGTCGGATCAGATTTTAAATGTGAATGTGCCGGATCTGCCGCTCGATGAGATCAAGGGCATTAGAGTGACCCGTCTGGGCGCCAGACACAGGGCCGAAGGCATGGTGCGTATGCAAGATCCTGCCGGACGGGAGATATTCTGGCTCGGCCCGCCGGGTGAAGAGCAAGACGCCAGCGAAGGCACAGATTTTCATGCCGTGGCCAACGGCTATGTGTCGGTGACCCCCTTAACGGTGGATCTGACCGCGTTTGAACAAGTATCAAAGATAAAGCAATGGATAGAGCAATTATGA